One genomic segment of Nonomuraea coxensis DSM 45129 includes these proteins:
- a CDS encoding ABC transporter ATP-binding protein, whose amino-acid sequence MSLVRCDGVVQIYRAQDVEVVALRDVDLTIAAGETVALLGPSGAGKSTLLWLLAGLLRPSAGRLWLDGADLGRLDQRRLDRLRATHIGMVLQNPARNLIGHLSAAQNVAFAQRAVRRDRRRARELLGRVGLADAADRPAGRMSGGEQQRLALAVALANAPRLLLADEPTSQLDEESGRRVIELVRDAAADGTTAVVVTHDPAVGEALDRTVTIRDGRVGAEGRRGEDFVVVGREGAVQVPPEYHHLLPPGSMARIEELQDGIALRRAEP is encoded by the coding sequence GTGAGCCTCGTCAGGTGCGACGGCGTCGTACAGATCTACCGGGCGCAGGACGTCGAGGTCGTCGCGCTGCGCGACGTGGACCTGACGATCGCCGCGGGCGAGACGGTCGCGCTGCTCGGGCCGTCGGGCGCGGGCAAGTCGACCCTGCTGTGGCTGCTGGCCGGGCTGCTGCGGCCGAGCGCGGGCCGCCTGTGGCTGGACGGCGCGGACCTCGGCAGGCTCGACCAGCGCAGGCTGGACCGGCTGCGGGCCACGCACATCGGCATGGTGCTGCAGAACCCGGCGCGCAACCTCATCGGCCACCTGTCCGCCGCCCAGAACGTCGCCTTCGCCCAGCGCGCCGTCCGCCGCGACCGGCGGCGGGCGCGCGAGCTGCTGGGCCGGGTCGGCCTGGCCGACGCGGCCGACCGCCCCGCCGGGCGGATGTCGGGCGGCGAGCAGCAGCGCCTCGCGCTGGCCGTGGCGCTCGCCAACGCCCCCAGACTGCTGCTCGCCGACGAGCCCACCAGCCAGCTCGACGAGGAGTCCGGGCGGCGGGTGATCGAGCTCGTCCGGGACGCCGCCGCCGACGGCACGACCGCCGTCGTCGTCACCCACGACCCCGCCGTGGGTGAGGCGCTGGACCGTACCGTGACGATCAGGGACGGCCGGGTCGGCGCGGAGGGCCGGCGCGGCGAGGACTTCGTGGTCGTCGGCAGGGAGGGCGCCGTGCAGGTGCCGCCCGAATACCACCATCTGCTCCCGCCCGGCTCCATGGCGAGGATCGAGGAGCTCCAGGACGGCATCGCGCTGCGGAGGGCCGAACCGTGA
- a CDS encoding ATP-binding cassette domain-containing protein, translated as MAPGPALACRALSCQAGGRTIVEDLTLEFEPGERVALMGPSGSGKTTLLTTLAGLLPPAAGRVLVGGVPLDEQPELRAGLALVFQSYGLLSLLTAAENVEVALRAAGRPPREAMRLAAEALDRLRVARFADHLVEELSGGQQQRVAVARALALRPRVLLADEPTAEQDATHRALVLDELLAIAARGTTLVLATHDPEVAERCDRVVELRALAASRRARRSR; from the coding sequence ATGGCGCCAGGACCCGCGCTCGCCTGCCGCGCCCTGAGCTGCCAGGCAGGCGGGCGGACGATCGTCGAGGATCTCACCCTGGAGTTCGAGCCGGGCGAGCGCGTAGCGCTGATGGGCCCGTCAGGCTCCGGGAAGACGACGCTGCTCACCACGCTGGCCGGCCTCCTGCCCCCCGCCGCCGGCCGGGTGCTGGTCGGCGGCGTGCCGCTGGACGAGCAGCCCGAGCTGCGGGCCGGGCTCGCGCTCGTCTTCCAGTCGTACGGGCTGCTGAGCCTGCTCACGGCCGCCGAGAACGTCGAGGTCGCGCTACGGGCGGCCGGCCGCCCCCCGCGCGAGGCGATGCGGCTGGCGGCGGAGGCGCTGGACCGGCTGCGGGTGGCGCGGTTCGCCGACCATCTGGTCGAGGAGCTGTCCGGAGGCCAGCAGCAGCGCGTGGCGGTGGCGCGGGCGCTGGCGCTGCGGCCCCGGGTGCTGCTGGCCGACGAGCCCACGGCCGAGCAGGACGCCACACACCGCGCCCTCGTCCTGGACGAGCTGCTCGCGATCGCCGCGCGGGGCACCACGCTGGTGCTGGCCACCCACGACCCTGAGGTGGCCGAACGCTGCGACCGGGTGGTCGAGCTGCGGGCGCTGGCCGCCTCCCGGCGGGCGAGGAGGAGCCGGTGA
- a CDS encoding PH domain-containing protein gives MASAVKSLALVAPAVIGLVRLFTGAGWPVWGLAVACAAAAVLIVGGVAAYDVARLRSTRWRLTGERLELRTGIAVRRARAIPRDRVRSVDLRADPVLRMLGLTVVKVGTGERAADGDELTLDPLTRGDAETLRRTLLRGAAADEQPGRDAPLAELRWSWIRYAPLTVWTFTGAVTVLGVAYQAAERLGLEDLAERAAGPVWEWVAGHPLPAAALLLAANLVAGALGAVLLFAESWGRYRLDREPGRLRLRRGLLTARSLTLEERRLRGVEVSEPLLLRLGGGARVKAIATGLGTAADGGTEDVGALAPPLPRLLAWGLAGAIAGRDGGEAGLVRHPPAARRRRVVRAAVAVAVPAAVAGVVSWSLPWPSAWAWAVPAVAAPVAWWGAVTGARSLGHALAGRHLITRHGAVVRRTVALERAGISGWTITESFFQRRAGLVTVSAATAAGDGHYEVLDVGRGDGLDLAARAVPGLLEPFLTRPAGEPASGGKGRAA, from the coding sequence GTGGCGTCGGCGGTCAAGTCGCTGGCGCTCGTCGCACCCGCCGTGATCGGGCTGGTGCGCCTGTTCACCGGAGCCGGGTGGCCGGTCTGGGGGCTGGCCGTGGCGTGTGCGGCGGCGGCGGTGCTCATCGTGGGGGGCGTGGCGGCGTACGACGTGGCCCGGCTCAGGTCCACGCGCTGGCGGCTGACCGGCGAACGGCTGGAGCTGCGCACCGGCATCGCGGTGCGGCGGGCCCGCGCGATCCCGCGCGACCGGGTGCGGAGCGTGGACCTGCGGGCCGACCCGGTGCTGCGGATGCTCGGGCTGACCGTGGTGAAGGTCGGCACCGGCGAGCGCGCGGCCGACGGCGACGAGCTGACGCTGGACCCGCTGACCAGGGGGGACGCCGAGACGCTGCGCCGTACGCTGCTGCGCGGCGCGGCGGCGGACGAGCAGCCGGGCCGCGACGCGCCGCTGGCCGAGCTGCGGTGGTCGTGGATCCGCTACGCGCCGCTGACGGTGTGGACCTTCACCGGCGCGGTGACGGTGCTGGGCGTGGCGTACCAGGCGGCGGAGCGGCTGGGGCTGGAGGACCTGGCCGAGCGGGCGGCCGGGCCGGTGTGGGAGTGGGTGGCCGGCCACCCGCTGCCCGCCGCCGCGCTGCTGCTGGCCGCGAACCTCGTCGCGGGCGCGCTGGGGGCGGTGCTGCTGTTCGCCGAGTCGTGGGGGCGCTACCGGCTCGACCGCGAGCCCGGACGGCTCCGGCTGCGGCGCGGCCTGCTCACCGCCCGCTCGCTGACGCTGGAGGAGCGGCGGCTGCGCGGCGTGGAGGTCAGCGAGCCGCTGCTGCTCCGGCTGGGCGGCGGGGCCCGCGTCAAGGCGATCGCCACCGGCCTCGGCACGGCCGCCGACGGCGGGACCGAGGACGTCGGCGCGCTCGCCCCGCCCCTTCCTCGTCTCCTGGCCTGGGGCCTGGCCGGCGCCATCGCGGGGAGGGACGGCGGGGAGGCCGGGCTGGTACGGCATCCGCCCGCCGCGCGGCGGCGGCGGGTCGTGCGCGCGGCCGTGGCCGTGGCGGTGCCGGCCGCCGTGGCGGGGGTGGTGTCCTGGTCTCTGCCGTGGCCGTCGGCCTGGGCGTGGGCGGTGCCGGCCGTGGCGGCGCCGGTCGCGTGGTGGGGCGCCGTGACCGGGGCGCGCAGCCTCGGGCACGCCCTCGCCGGGCGGCACCTGATCACCCGGCACGGGGCGGTGGTCCGGCGTACGGTCGCGCTGGAGCGGGCGGGCATCTCGGGCTGGACGATCACCGAGTCGTTCTTCCAGCGGCGGGCCGGCCTGGTGACGGTCTCGGCCGCCACCGCCGCGGGCGACGGCCACTACGAGGTCCTGGACGTGGGCCGCGGCGACGGGCTCGACCTGGCCGCGCGGGCGGTCCCGGGCCTGCTGGAGCCGTTCCTGACCAGGCCGGCGGGCGAGCCTGCCTCAGGGGGAAAAGGGAGAGCCGCGTGA
- a CDS encoding PH domain-containing protein encodes MTGTSMRPPRNRADPRAVAWWTAQWLVLMVPVTAAAGWAYWTLTDRPVWLGVVVAAFGAGCLALAVAAPRASYRVERWEVTDDAVYTRKGWLTHTWQVAPMSRVQRIDTARGPVQRLFGLADVTVTTASSAGAITIAALDHRLAADLAERLTARTQATPGDAT; translated from the coding sequence ATGACGGGGACGTCGATGCGCCCGCCGCGCAACCGGGCCGATCCGCGGGCGGTCGCGTGGTGGACGGCGCAGTGGCTCGTCCTCATGGTGCCGGTGACCGCGGCGGCGGGCTGGGCGTACTGGACGCTCACCGACCGGCCGGTGTGGCTGGGCGTGGTCGTGGCGGCGTTCGGGGCGGGCTGCCTGGCGCTGGCGGTCGCCGCGCCACGGGCGTCCTACCGGGTCGAGCGGTGGGAGGTCACCGACGACGCCGTCTACACCCGCAAGGGATGGCTGACGCACACCTGGCAGGTGGCGCCCATGTCTCGCGTCCAGCGGATCGACACCGCGCGGGGGCCGGTGCAGCGGTTGTTCGGGCTGGCGGACGTCACGGTGACCACGGCCTCGTCGGCGGGCGCGATCACCATCGCGGCCCTCGACCACCGGCTCGCCGCCGACCTGGCCGAACGCCTGACGGCCCGCACCCAGGCCACTCCAGGGGACGCGACGTGA
- a CDS encoding sensor histidine kinase: protein MNVSDARVDDGPVPEYRWVLPSVLLGDGGEGRPVRRSTRDWIVDVAVFLVACAITLLGLPEVQDEPAALLLTEQVAGALSCVSVWLRRRWPVALALVLMVVSTFLELAGGAGLVALFTVAVHRPFKVSGPMVLLYLATIPPYLLVRPQDGMEPLAWGIVVTAMLLTVYAWGIVVRARRQLIWSLRQRAASAAEEAKRLERERIAREMHDVLAHRISMLSLHAGALEFRPDAPAADVARAAGAIRASAHLALQDLRQVIGVLRHPGSGDGDGDGDGQVPERPQPTLADLPSLVEECRQAGMDVRLEQRADDAPDGLGRNVYRIVQEALTNARKHAAGQPVTVTVTGVPGAELSAEVRNPLGARHLPRIPGARAGLIGLAERAELAGGRLEHGPTPEGEFVVRARLPWPEKETAEPMAERAAGERS, encoded by the coding sequence ATGAACGTGAGCGACGCGCGGGTGGACGACGGGCCGGTGCCCGAGTACCGATGGGTCCTGCCGTCGGTGCTGCTCGGCGACGGCGGTGAGGGCCGGCCGGTGCGCCGCTCCACGCGCGACTGGATCGTGGACGTCGCGGTCTTCCTGGTCGCCTGCGCCATCACGCTGCTCGGCCTGCCCGAGGTGCAGGACGAGCCGGCGGCGCTCCTGCTGACCGAGCAGGTCGCGGGCGCGCTGTCGTGCGTGTCGGTGTGGCTGCGCCGCCGCTGGCCGGTCGCGCTCGCGCTGGTCCTGATGGTGGTCTCGACCTTCCTGGAGCTGGCCGGCGGGGCGGGGCTGGTGGCGCTGTTCACCGTGGCCGTGCACCGGCCGTTCAAGGTCTCCGGGCCGATGGTGCTGCTCTACCTCGCGACGATCCCGCCGTACCTGCTGGTCAGGCCGCAGGACGGGATGGAGCCGCTGGCGTGGGGCATCGTCGTGACGGCCATGCTGCTGACCGTCTACGCCTGGGGCATCGTGGTCCGGGCCAGGCGGCAGCTCATCTGGTCGCTGCGGCAGCGCGCCGCGAGCGCCGCGGAGGAGGCCAAACGGCTCGAACGCGAGCGCATCGCCAGGGAGATGCACGACGTGCTCGCCCACCGCATCTCCATGCTCAGCCTGCACGCCGGGGCGCTGGAGTTCCGCCCCGACGCTCCCGCCGCCGACGTCGCCCGCGCGGCCGGGGCGATCAGGGCCAGCGCCCACCTCGCCCTCCAGGACCTGCGTCAGGTGATCGGCGTGCTGCGCCACCCCGGCTCGGGCGACGGCGACGGCGACGGCGACGGCCAGGTGCCCGAGCGGCCGCAGCCCACGCTCGCCGACCTGCCCTCGCTGGTCGAGGAGTGCCGGCAGGCCGGCATGGACGTCCGGCTGGAGCAGCGGGCGGACGACGCGCCCGACGGGCTGGGCCGCAACGTCTACCGGATCGTGCAGGAGGCGCTCACCAACGCGCGCAAGCACGCCGCGGGGCAGCCGGTCACCGTGACCGTGACGGGCGTCCCGGGCGCGGAGCTGTCGGCGGAGGTCCGCAACCCGCTCGGCGCCCGCCACCTCCCGCGCATCCCGGGCGCGCGCGCCGGGCTCATCGGGCTGGCCGAGCGGGCGGAGCTGGCCGGCGGCCGGCTGGAGCACGGCCCGACGCCGGAGGGGGAGTTCGTGGTGCGCGCCCGGCTGCCCTGGCCGGAGAAGGAGACGGCGGAGCCGATGGCGGAGCGGGCGGCGGGGGAGAGATCGTGA
- a CDS encoding response regulator encodes MVRAGLSMILGGAGDIAIVAEAADGAEVPPLVAEHRPDVVLMDIRMPAVDGLAATEALRATAAPPEVVVLTTFHADAQVLRALRAGAAGFLLKDIAPADLVRAIRKVAAGEPILSPAVTRQLITHVSDGGAGERAGRARRLLARLSEREREVALAVGRGRSNAEIARELYMSVPTVKAHVSRILTKLALNNRVQVALLVYDAAG; translated from the coding sequence ATGGTCCGCGCCGGCCTGTCGATGATCCTGGGCGGCGCCGGTGACATCGCCATCGTGGCCGAGGCCGCCGACGGGGCGGAGGTGCCGCCGCTGGTCGCCGAGCACCGCCCGGACGTGGTGCTCATGGACATCCGGATGCCGGCCGTGGACGGCCTCGCCGCCACCGAGGCGCTGCGGGCGACGGCCGCGCCGCCCGAGGTGGTGGTGCTGACCACGTTCCACGCCGACGCGCAGGTGCTGCGGGCGTTGCGCGCGGGGGCGGCCGGGTTCCTGCTGAAGGACATCGCCCCGGCCGACCTCGTGCGGGCGATCAGGAAGGTCGCGGCGGGCGAGCCGATCCTGTCGCCCGCCGTGACGCGGCAGCTCATCACGCACGTCTCCGACGGCGGCGCGGGGGAGCGCGCGGGACGGGCCCGGCGGCTGCTCGCCCGGCTCAGCGAGCGCGAGCGGGAGGTGGCGCTGGCCGTGGGGCGGGGCCGCTCCAACGCCGAGATCGCGCGCGAGCTGTACATGAGCGTGCCCACGGTCAAGGCGCACGTCTCGCGCATCCTCACCAAGCTGGCGCTCAACAACCGGGTCCAGGTGGCGCTGCTGGTCTACGACGCCGCCGGCTGA
- a CDS encoding phosphotransferase family protein has translation MTEQMRTSTRDLEELREQVTAWLRGKVGQDASVSELERPTDNGMSSETLFFTADWDGRRTRCVARLAPAGEAVPVFPEYDLRSQFEIMRLAREKAGIPAPRTLWFEPDPAPLGTPFFVMERAEGLVPPDLPPYTFGGWLCEAAPEDQRRLQEAGVAVVAALHRTPFTADELAGFGPPGLRAHVDAQYAYYRWAHGRRPIPLLERAFAWLEAHWPERTGPDVLLWGDARIGNLMFRDFTPVAVLDWEMAAVGPRELDLSWMIFLHRFFQDLTVTMGLPGMPGFMRAGDVCRTYRELTGHEPRDMGFYEMYAALRHGIIMARVWQRRIHFGEQPDPDDPDDLVLHRATIEALLAA, from the coding sequence GTGACCGAGCAGATGCGCACCTCCACCCGTGACCTGGAGGAACTCCGCGAGCAGGTGACCGCGTGGCTGCGCGGCAAGGTCGGCCAGGACGCCTCCGTCTCGGAGCTGGAGCGCCCGACCGACAACGGCATGTCGAGCGAGACCCTGTTCTTCACCGCGGACTGGGACGGACGGCGAACCCGCTGCGTGGCACGGCTGGCACCTGCGGGAGAAGCGGTTCCGGTCTTCCCCGAGTACGATCTGCGGTCACAGTTCGAGATCATGCGCTTGGCCAGGGAAAAAGCTGGAATCCCAGCGCCGAGGACCCTCTGGTTCGAGCCGGACCCGGCGCCGCTCGGCACCCCGTTCTTCGTCATGGAGCGCGCCGAGGGGCTGGTGCCGCCGGACCTGCCGCCGTACACGTTCGGCGGCTGGCTGTGCGAGGCGGCCCCCGAGGACCAGCGCAGACTCCAGGAGGCCGGCGTGGCCGTCGTGGCGGCGCTGCACCGGACCCCGTTCACCGCGGACGAACTGGCCGGTTTCGGACCGCCGGGCCTGCGCGCGCACGTGGACGCCCAGTACGCCTACTACCGGTGGGCGCACGGCCGGCGTCCCATCCCGCTGCTGGAGCGGGCCTTCGCCTGGCTGGAGGCGCACTGGCCGGAGCGGACGGGCCCCGACGTGCTGCTCTGGGGCGACGCCCGCATCGGCAACCTGATGTTCCGTGACTTCACGCCGGTCGCGGTGCTCGACTGGGAGATGGCCGCGGTGGGGCCGCGCGAGCTGGACCTCTCCTGGATGATCTTCCTGCACCGCTTCTTCCAGGACCTCACCGTCACCATGGGCCTGCCGGGCATGCCGGGCTTCATGCGCGCCGGGGACGTCTGCCGCACCTACCGGGAGCTCACCGGCCACGAGCCGCGCGACATGGGCTTCTACGAGATGTACGCCGCCCTGCGCCACGGCATCATCATGGCCAGGGTCTGGCAGCGCAGGATCCACTTCGGCGAGCAGCCCGACCCGGACGACCCCGACGACCTCGTGCTGCACCGGGCGACGATCGAGGCGCTGCTCGCCGCCTGA
- a CDS encoding NYN domain-containing protein: protein MSRPLPEQVRLNVVDLAATVLGTLPAVSVPPPLRGIAKFEARKRAKLGSAPIAAQLENDKKFRELVAESVAAGWPELVASLADGHVPPAADPVLVAAAAYLTRPPGWEEMIELARSDLQQSAAAAEGSEREEVVSRLREQLAAQKSAAKEETDRLREQIKAARAENSDLRRKLHDARERAKAALARAEEMERAAEEARTAAVAAGSAGESELRRLRERLADVEKQLEASRRAAREGRSLEDARIRVLLDALQDASAGLRRELGLPATISRPADSVAAHPGERPGVRGVPARALADDDPQLLDQLLAIPQIHLIIDGYNVTKTGYGTLTLADQRNRLMTNLGGLAAQTRVEMTVVFDGAELNAPVQVVAPRGVRVLFSDPGEIADDLIRQLVRVEPPGRAIAVVSSDREVAESVRRMGARPVPSALLLRRLGRA, encoded by the coding sequence TTGTCTCGCCCGCTTCCCGAGCAGGTCCGGCTCAATGTCGTCGACCTGGCGGCCACGGTTCTCGGGACGCTGCCCGCTGTCTCGGTCCCCCCGCCGCTGCGTGGCATCGCCAAGTTCGAGGCGCGCAAAAGAGCCAAGCTGGGCAGCGCCCCCATCGCCGCCCAGCTGGAGAACGACAAGAAGTTCCGTGAGCTGGTCGCCGAGTCGGTGGCCGCGGGCTGGCCCGAGCTGGTCGCCTCGCTGGCCGACGGCCACGTCCCGCCCGCGGCCGATCCCGTGCTGGTGGCCGCGGCGGCCTACCTCACCCGGCCGCCCGGCTGGGAGGAGATGATCGAGCTCGCCCGCAGCGACCTCCAGCAGTCCGCCGCGGCGGCCGAGGGCTCCGAGCGCGAGGAGGTGGTCTCCCGGCTGCGCGAGCAGCTCGCGGCGCAGAAGAGCGCCGCCAAGGAGGAGACCGACCGGCTGCGCGAGCAGATCAAGGCCGCCCGCGCCGAGAACTCCGACCTGCGGCGCAAGCTCCACGACGCCCGCGAGCGGGCCAAGGCCGCGCTCGCCAGGGCCGAGGAGATGGAACGCGCGGCCGAGGAGGCCCGCACCGCCGCCGTGGCCGCGGGCAGCGCGGGCGAGTCCGAGCTGCGCCGGCTGCGCGAGCGGCTGGCCGACGTGGAGAAGCAGCTCGAAGCCTCGCGCCGGGCCGCCCGCGAGGGCCGCAGCCTGGAGGACGCCCGCATCAGGGTGCTGCTCGACGCCCTTCAGGACGCCTCGGCCGGGCTGCGCAGGGAGCTCGGCCTGCCGGCGACCATCAGCCGCCCCGCCGACTCGGTCGCGGCCCATCCCGGCGAGCGGCCGGGCGTGCGCGGCGTGCCCGCGCGGGCGCTGGCCGACGACGACCCGCAACTGCTCGACCAGCTCCTCGCGATCCCGCAGATCCACCTCATCATCGACGGCTACAACGTCACCAAGACCGGCTACGGCACGCTCACCCTGGCCGACCAGCGCAACCGGCTCATGACCAACCTCGGCGGGCTGGCCGCGCAGACCAGGGTCGAGATGACCGTCGTCTTCGACGGGGCCGAGCTCAACGCTCCCGTGCAGGTCGTGGCGCCGCGCGGGGTGCGGGTGCTCTTCAGCGACCCCGGGGAGATCGCCGACGACCTCATCCGGCAGCTCGTCCGGGTCGAGCCGCCGGGGCGGGCCATCGCCGTCGTGTCCTCCGACCGCGAGGTGGCCGAATCGGTGCGGCGCATGGGAGCCAGACCGGTTCCGTCTGCCCTGCTGCTGCGCCGCCTTGGTCGCGCCTAG
- a CDS encoding C40 family peptidase: MRFGRVPVAAGIVFGLVLSPTGAAIADPRPTLAQAKAKLEKLNDKADKVVDRYNTATERYKKAKSTYTGLNDSYKRKLATVADLRAQVITMAVDSYQLGGDITSLPGFLGADDPDDFLARLALTGQVSKERAEKLNAFDRENRGLKAERDKAEKALEVADKERDGVQKERAEILRLIAQQKKLLEKLNAYNPGNPNSAGVKYTGSASGNAATVLRFAYAQVGKPYVFGGTGPGGWDCSGLTQASWRAAGVSLPRTTWQQWAWGASRRVSLDALQPGDLIFSEGLGHVSIYAGNGQIVHAPQTGDVVKIVKLSAYGRRLVGAIRP, encoded by the coding sequence GTGAGGTTTGGCCGGGTGCCGGTGGCCGCGGGGATCGTGTTCGGACTGGTGCTTTCCCCCACCGGGGCCGCGATCGCCGATCCCAGACCCACCCTCGCCCAGGCCAAGGCCAAGCTGGAGAAGCTCAACGACAAGGCGGACAAGGTCGTCGACCGCTACAACACGGCCACCGAGCGGTACAAGAAGGCGAAATCCACCTACACCGGCCTCAACGACAGCTACAAGCGCAAGCTGGCCACCGTCGCCGACCTGCGCGCGCAGGTGATCACCATGGCCGTCGACAGCTACCAGCTCGGCGGCGACATCACGTCCCTGCCGGGATTCCTCGGCGCCGACGACCCCGACGACTTCCTCGCCCGCCTCGCGCTGACCGGCCAGGTCTCCAAGGAGCGGGCCGAGAAGCTGAACGCCTTCGACCGGGAGAACCGCGGGCTCAAGGCGGAGCGGGACAAGGCGGAGAAGGCCCTGGAAGTGGCCGACAAGGAACGCGACGGGGTCCAGAAGGAACGCGCGGAGATCCTCAGGCTCATCGCCCAGCAGAAGAAGCTGCTGGAGAAGCTGAACGCCTACAACCCCGGCAACCCCAACAGCGCCGGCGTGAAGTACACCGGCTCGGCGTCGGGGAACGCGGCCACGGTGCTGCGCTTCGCCTACGCGCAGGTCGGCAAGCCGTACGTGTTCGGCGGGACGGGCCCGGGCGGCTGGGACTGCTCCGGCCTGACGCAGGCGTCCTGGCGGGCCGCGGGCGTCTCGCTGCCGCGTACGACGTGGCAGCAGTGGGCGTGGGGGGCGAGCCGCCGGGTGAGCCTGGACGCGCTCCAGCCCGGTGACCTGATCTTCAGCGAGGGGCTGGGACACGTCAGCATCTACGCGGGCAACGGGCAGATCGTGCACGCGCCTCAGACGGGCGACGTCGTGAAGATCGTCAAGCTGTCCGCGTACGGGCGGCGGCTCGTCGGCGCCATCCGCCCTTGA
- a CDS encoding C40 family peptidase, which translates to MALTMTVTAGGAILHAPTAQAATTSDAAITSATTVQTITTSSKSAKTAKAVKTARSAKARKVARQQAKAHRAVAVAKNQIGDPYRYGGTGPGSFDCSGLVQYAWKKAGVRLPRVASSQFARTRTKVSWKKLKPGDLMFFSGLGHVGMYVGKGKMIHSPRTGERVRIDKLSGWRKSSFVGAVRPGM; encoded by the coding sequence GTGGCGCTCACCATGACCGTGACGGCCGGAGGCGCCATCCTCCATGCCCCGACGGCTCAGGCGGCGACGACGAGCGACGCGGCCATCACCTCGGCGACCACGGTGCAGACCATCACGACGTCGTCGAAGTCGGCCAAGACCGCCAAAGCCGTCAAGACCGCCAGGTCGGCCAAGGCGCGCAAGGTCGCTCGGCAGCAGGCGAAGGCCCACCGGGCCGTCGCCGTGGCCAAGAACCAGATCGGCGACCCCTACCGCTACGGCGGCACGGGTCCCGGCTCGTTCGACTGCTCCGGACTCGTCCAGTACGCCTGGAAGAAGGCCGGGGTCAGGCTCCCGCGCGTGGCGAGCAGCCAGTTCGCCCGCACCCGGACGAAGGTCTCCTGGAAGAAGCTCAAGCCAGGCGACCTGATGTTCTTCAGCGGGCTCGGCCACGTAGGCATGTACGTCGGCAAGGGCAAGATGATCCACTCGCCCAGGACCGGCGAACGGGTGCGCATCGACAAGCTGAGCGGATGGCGTAAATCGTCCTTCGTCGGCGCGGTACGTCCCGGTATGTGA
- a CDS encoding M48 family metallopeptidase, which yields MSERQDTDGATPRTGRPPTGDPADGGARSADDGGHRSADDGGHRSADDGIARSVDDGGDRAVSGGPAYDGKDDDDRQDDEGRLRRQAALALAALAALILAVAAFATPWRAPAVTDPPDPARDFTAAQLARAQAFDAATSLPSYLSLALTVLVAALLVATPLGARATGWLRGPWWLRVILGVVVITAATLALRWPLGMWFESILREYGLSTQTWPSWTADRLKNAAVETFLLALTTTVLVALARRFRRWWIPAATGAFALTVAASFVYPVVVEPLFNDFTPMREGPLRTSLLEMAARDGVPVEDVLVADASRRTTALNAYVSGFGATRRVVVYDTLLRAPEPEVELVVAHELGHAGHDDVLHGTLLAGLGAALGAVLLFLIFDLVRRRAAVPSIADPRAAGALLGLMSVGTLLAGPVQNVVSRHVEARADLHALELTRDPATFVAMQKRLAISNISDLSPDAVEYVLYASHPSGPERIALARAWARLNGVPAP from the coding sequence ATGAGCGAACGGCAGGACACGGACGGCGCCACGCCCAGGACGGGCCGGCCCCCGACCGGCGACCCCGCCGACGGCGGCGCTCGGTCTGCGGACGACGGCGGTCACCGGTCTGCGGACGACGGCGGTCACCGGTCCGCGGACGACGGCATCGCCCGGTCCGTGGACGACGGCGGTGATCGGGCCGTGAGCGGCGGGCCCGCCTATGACGGCAAGGACGACGACGACCGCCAGGACGACGAGGGCCGCCTGCGCCGCCAGGCCGCGCTCGCCCTGGCCGCCCTCGCCGCCCTGATCCTGGCCGTGGCCGCCTTCGCCACGCCCTGGCGGGCGCCGGCCGTCACGGACCCGCCCGACCCGGCCCGCGACTTCACCGCCGCCCAGCTCGCCCGCGCCCAGGCGTTCGACGCCGCGACGAGCCTCCCGAGCTACCTCTCCCTGGCGTTGACGGTCCTCGTCGCGGCCCTCCTGGTCGCCACCCCGCTCGGCGCGCGGGCGACCGGGTGGCTGCGCGGCCCGTGGTGGCTGCGGGTGATCCTGGGCGTGGTGGTGATCACCGCGGCCACGCTGGCGCTCCGCTGGCCGCTCGGCATGTGGTTCGAGTCGATCCTGAGGGAGTACGGCCTGTCCACCCAGACCTGGCCGTCCTGGACCGCCGACCGGCTGAAGAACGCGGCCGTGGAGACGTTCCTGCTCGCCCTGACCACCACGGTGCTGGTGGCGCTGGCGCGCCGGTTCCGGCGCTGGTGGATCCCGGCGGCCACGGGCGCGTTCGCGCTCACGGTGGCGGCCTCGTTCGTCTACCCCGTGGTGGTCGAGCCGCTGTTCAATGACTTCACCCCCATGCGCGAGGGCCCGCTGCGCACGAGCCTGCTGGAGATGGCCGCCCGGGACGGCGTGCCGGTGGAGGACGTGCTGGTCGCCGACGCCTCGCGCCGGACGACGGCGCTCAACGCCTACGTCTCCGGCTTCGGCGCCACCCGCCGCGTCGTCGTCTACGACACGCTGCTGCGGGCCCCGGAGCCGGAGGTGGAGCTGGTGGTCGCGCACGAGCTGGGCCACGCCGGGCACGACGACGTCCTGCACGGCACGCTCCTCGCCGGCCTGGGCGCGGCGCTGGGCGCCGTCCTGCTGTTCCTGATCTTCGACCTGGTACGCCGCCGCGCCGCCGTCCCCTCGATCGCCGATCCCCGCGCGGCCGGCGCGCTCCTGGGCCTGATGAGTGTCGGCACCCTCCTCGCCGGCCCCGTCCAGAACGTCGTCAGCCGGCACGTCGAGGCGCGGGCCGACCTGCACGCGCTGGAGCTGACGAGAGACCCGGCGACGTTCGTGGCGATGCAGAAACGCCTCGCCATTTCCAACATTTCCGACTTGTCACCCGATGCGGTGGAATATGTCCTCTATGCCTCCCATCCCTCCGGTCCCGAACGCATCGCCCTGGCCCGCGCGTGGGCGAGACTGAACGGCGTCCCCGCGCCGTGA